In the Rhea pennata isolate bPtePen1 chromosome 25, bPtePen1.pri, whole genome shotgun sequence genome, one interval contains:
- the LRIG2 gene encoding leucine-rich repeats and immunoglobulin-like domains protein 2: MNYNELSEIPYFGETTSNITLLSLVHNTIPEINAEQLQVYLSLENLDLSSNLISEIKTSSFPRMQLKYLNLSNNRITTLEAGCLDNLSNSLMVVKLNRNRISVIPPKIFKLPHVQFLELKRNRIKIVESLTFQGLESLKSLKMQRNGISRLMDGAFFGLNNIEELELEHNNLTEVNKGWLYGLRTLQQLYISQNAITRISPDAWEFCQRLSELDLSYNQLTRLREFAFVGLGLLEKLNLGDNRVSHIADGVFRGLTNLRTLDLRNNEISWAIEDTNEAFAGLSRLDKLILQGNQIKSITKKAFSGLEGLQHLDLSNNAVMSIQENAFAQAHLKELILNTSSLLCDCQLKWLPQWLTDSHLQQAVDVSCAHPEWLAGQSLLSVDPDDFVCDNFPKPQIRVHPETTIALRGMNVTLTCTAVSSSDSPMSTAWRKDSEVLCDAEVENFARYQQQSGEVVEYTTVLHLFNVNFTDEGKYQCIVTNHFGSNYSNKAKLTVNELPSFLKTPMDLTIRTGAMARLECAAEGHPTPQISWQKDGGTDFPAARERRMHVMPEDDVFFIANVKIEDMGIYSCMAQNIAGGLSANATLTVLETPSFVRPLEDRTVTRGETAVLQCIAGGSPAPRLNWTKDDGPLTVTERHFFAAANQLLIIVDAGLEDAGKYTCIMSNTLGTERGHIYLNVLASPNCDSSQSGIVHEEDGWTTVGIVIIVVVCCVVGTSLVWVIVIYHMRRKNEDYSITNTEEMNLPADIPSYLSSQGTLSEPQEGYSNSEAGSHQQLMPPASGYVHKGTDGGTAPLVICSDCYDNANIYSRTREYCPYAYITEEDSLDQTLSNLMVQMPKETYTARTQHDTSALDNLVADRDMSVFLVNHDRISEKKISSQQINEPFQLPLWGLNKDLGLSHSHFLHQQSACETSRPLRSEGITDSDREPAASPRPCHRLCEHNFDFNRTWNIQNHSETT, encoded by the exons atgaaTTACAATGAGCTAAGTGAAATTCCGTACTTTGGAGAAACAACTTCTAATATAACTCTTCTCTCATT GGTGCATAATACAATTCCAGAAATAAATGCTGAGCAACTGCAAGTTTACCTTTCTCTGGAGAATCTAGATCTTAGTTCTAATCTAAtctcagaaattaaaacttCTTCTTTCCCACGGATGCAATTGAAGTACCT GAATCTGAGCAACAACAGAATAACTACCCTAGAAGCAGGCTGTCTTGATAACTTATCTAACTCTCTAATGGTGGTAAAGCTAAACAGAAATAGAATTAGTGTTATTCCACCAAAGATCTTCAAATTACCTCATGTGCAGTTTCT GGAACTGAAAAGGAACCGTATTAAAATAGTGGAAAGTCTTACATTCCAAGGCCTGGAATccttaaaatcattaaaaatgcagCGCAATGGGATTAGCAGATTGATGGATGGAGCGTTCTTTGGCCTGAATAATATAGAAGAGTT AGAACTGGAACATAATAACTTAACAGAAGTAAACAAGGGCTGGCTTTATGGTCTGCGAACATTACAACAACTCTACATTAGCCAGAATGCCATTACCAGGATCAGCCCAGATGCGTGGGAGTTCTGCCAAAGACTTTCAGAACT AGACTTATCATACAACCAGCTGACTCGCCTCAGGGAGTTTGCCTTTGTGGGACTTGGTTTGTTGGAGAAACTAAACCTGGGTGACAACCGAGTTAGTCACATTGCTGATGGTGTGTTCAGAGGACTGACAAATCTTCGAACCTT GGATTTGCGGAACAATGAGATCTCATGGGCCATAGAAGATACAAATGAAGCCTTTGCAGGACTCAGCAGACTTGATAAACT AATCTTACAAGGAAACCAGATTAAGTCAATTACGAAGAAAGCATTCTCTGGTCTTGAAGGACTTCAACATTT AGATTTAAGCAACAATGCAGTAATGTCCATCCAAGAAAACGCATTTGCCCAGGCACATCTGAAGGAGCT GATTTTAAACACTAGCAGCTTGCTTTGTGATTGCCAGTTGAAATGGCTACCACAGTGGCTCACTGACAGCCACTTGCAGCAGGCCGTAGATGTTAGCTGTGCTCACCCTGAATGGTTAGCAGGACAAAGCCTGCTCAGTGTGGACCCTGATGACTTTGTCTgtg ataactTTCCTAAACCGCAGATAAGAGTACATCCTGAGACCACAATTGCTCTACGAGGCATGAATGTGACTCTGACTTGCACTGCTGTGAGCAGCAGTGATTCACCAATGTCCACTGCCTGGCGTAAAGACAGTGAAGTATTGTGTGATGCAGAGGTTGAGAATTTTGCCAGATATCAGCAGCAAAGTGGTGAAGTTGTTGAGTATACCACTGTCCTGCATCTTTTCAATGTGAATTTCACTGATGAAGGAAAATATCAATGCATCGTCACCAATCACTTTGGCTCCAATTATTCTAACAAAGCCAAACTAACAGTCAATG AACTGCCTTCCTTCCTGAAAACCCCTATGGATCTTACTATCCGCACTGGGGCTATGGCCCGCCTGGAGTGTGCTGCAGAGGGCCACCCTACTCCCCAGATCTCCTGGCAGAAAGATGGTGGCACAGACTTCCCTGCTGCAAGAGAGAGAAGGATGCATGTCATGCCCGAGGATGATGTGTTCTTCATTGCAAATGTGAAAATAGAAGACATGGGAATCTATAGTTGTATGGCACAAAACATTGCAGGTGGTTTGTCAGCAAATGCCACGCTGACTGTGTTAG AAACTCCTTCCTTCGTTAGGCCCCTGGAAGACAGGACAGTAACCAGAGGTGAAACTGCTGTCTTGCAATGTATAGCTGGTGGCAGTCCTGCCCCTCGCCTCAACTGGACTAAAGATGATGGACCTTTAACAGTGACAGAACGGCActtctttgctgcagcaaaTCAACTCCTTATCATTGTGGATGCTGGACTAGAGGATGCTGGGAAGTATACATGCATAATGTCCAATACACTGGGCACTGAGCGTGGCCATATTTACCTAAATGTCCTGGCTTCCCCAAATTGTGATTCTTCCCAGAGTGGCATTGTCCATGAGGAAGATGGCTGGACAACAGTTGGTATTGTGATTATTGTTGTGGTTTGCTGTGTTGTGGGAACTTCCCTGGTATGGGTTATTGTGATCTATCACATGAGAAGGAAGAATGAAGATTACAGTATCACTAACACAG AGGAGATGAACCTACCTGCAGACATTCCTAGTTATTTATCCTCCCAAGGAACTCTGTCAGAGCCTCAGGAAGGCTATAGTAACTCGGAAGCAGGAAGCCATCAGCAGCTTATGCCTCCAGCTAGTGGCTACGTGCATAAAGGCACAGATG GTGGCACAGCACCATTGGTGATTTGTTCAGACTGTTATGATAATGCAAATATCTACTCCAGGACTCGAGAATACTGTCCTTATGCCTACATCACAGAAGAGGACTCCCTTGATCAAACTCTCTCTAATCTCATGGTTCAGATGCCTAAGGAAACATACACAGCACGCACTCAGCACGACACCAGTGCTCTTGATAATCTTGTAGCAGACAGAGACATGTCTGTCTTCCTGGTCAACCACGACAGAAtaagtgagaagaaaatctCATCCCAGCAGATCAATG AACCCTTTCAACTTCCTTTATGGGGACTAAACAAGGACCTGGGGCTGTCTCACTCACATTTTCTGCATCAGCAATCAGCCTGTGAGACCTCACGACCTCTTCGAAGTGAGGGCATTACTGACAGTGACCGGGAACCAGCTGCTTCACCCAGACCTTGCCACAGGTTATGTGAACATAACTTTGATTTTAATAGGACATGGAACATTCAGAACCATAGTGAAACCACATAA